A single genomic interval of Cryptosporangium phraense harbors:
- a CDS encoding lysophospholipid acyltransferase family protein produces the protein MTPHLRPAGPPWAPFSPCEVECLADDEPRVPIPVAILRLVGVVGALLGALPLAIVYPVLRGEWRVAVVRAWFRALLWTLSIRVHGTVPPATRGGSLVVANHVSWVDVLVLGAARPGRIVAKSDLRAWPVLGALAVRAGTLFVDRNRLSALPDSVAEVRSALEAGARVLAFPEGTTWCGVEGGRFRPALFQAAIDAGVPVEPIRIRYLIRGRTPSPTTATAPAFVGDDPLVASVWRVARARGLVASVHCHPSLSPVVDRRDLAAEAGRLVRGEPSATAAGAPAAATGSVQRPGVRRRVRVHQVEVVDGHPAQRLVPVEA, from the coding sequence ATGACTCCGCACCTCAGGCCGGCCGGGCCGCCGTGGGCGCCGTTCTCGCCGTGCGAGGTCGAGTGCCTGGCCGACGACGAGCCCCGGGTGCCGATCCCGGTCGCGATCCTGCGGCTGGTCGGCGTGGTCGGGGCGCTGCTCGGCGCGCTGCCGCTGGCGATCGTCTACCCGGTGCTCCGCGGGGAGTGGCGGGTCGCGGTCGTCCGGGCCTGGTTCCGGGCGCTGCTGTGGACGCTGTCGATCCGGGTGCACGGAACCGTTCCGCCCGCTACCCGTGGCGGCTCGCTCGTCGTCGCCAACCACGTCTCCTGGGTGGACGTGCTGGTGCTCGGCGCGGCGCGGCCGGGCCGGATCGTCGCGAAGTCGGACCTGCGGGCCTGGCCGGTGCTCGGTGCGCTGGCCGTCCGGGCCGGCACGCTGTTCGTCGACCGGAACCGGCTCTCGGCGCTACCCGACTCGGTCGCCGAGGTCCGGTCCGCGCTCGAGGCCGGCGCCCGGGTGCTGGCGTTCCCGGAGGGCACGACGTGGTGCGGCGTCGAGGGCGGACGGTTCCGGCCCGCGCTGTTCCAGGCCGCGATCGACGCCGGAGTTCCGGTCGAGCCGATCCGGATCCGGTACCTGATCCGCGGCCGGACCCCGTCCCCGACGACGGCGACCGCGCCGGCGTTCGTCGGCGACGACCCACTGGTCGCGTCCGTGTGGCGGGTCGCCAGGGCCCGCGGGCTGGTCGCGAGCGTGCACTGCCATCCGTCGCTGTCGCCGGTCGTCGATCGGCGCGACCTGGCCGCCGAGGCCGGCCGGCTCGTCCGGGGCGAGCCGTCGGCGACGGCGGCCGGAGCGCCGGCCGCGGCGACCGGGTCAGTCCAGCGGCCAGGTGTGCGCAGGCGCGTTCGAGTGCATCAGGTCGAGGTAGTCGACGGTCATCCGGCGCAGCGCCTCGTCCCGGTCGAGGCCTGA
- a CDS encoding alkene reductase — protein sequence MGRDVPAVEFTREDRRRYREKVRASLDVLERMLAESRFDFDRPLTGLEIELNLVDADGRPAMRNAEVLGVIADDAWATEIGQFNLEINLPPRRIAEDGPGALEKEVRDALNHADDKARTIGAQLALIGILPTLRESHVGPDTISANDRYRLLNEQIFAARGEDLPIRIDGVERLDTYADSVAPEGACTSVQFHLQVSPATFGSYWNAAQAAAGAQVALGANSPYLFGHRLWAETRIPLFEQATDTRSAELKAQGVRPRVWFGERWITSVFDLFEENSRYFPALLPLTEDEDPAAVLEAGGTPSLSELTLHNGTIWRWNRPVYAVVDDRPHLRVENRVLPGGPTVVDIAANMAFYYGLIRALVDSERPVWSQMSFAAAKENFQAGARDGIHSRQYWPGAGEVPVSELVLRHLLPLASDGLDAWGVSAEERDRLLGVIEGRCLTHRTGADWQVASVEKYERSGLDRDEALRRMTVDYLDLMHSNAPAHTWPLD from the coding sequence ATGGGTCGCGACGTTCCGGCGGTCGAATTCACTCGAGAGGACCGCCGCCGTTACCGCGAGAAGGTGCGGGCCAGCCTGGACGTGCTGGAACGCATGCTCGCGGAGTCTCGCTTCGACTTCGACCGGCCACTGACCGGGCTGGAGATCGAGCTGAACCTGGTCGACGCCGACGGGCGGCCGGCGATGCGCAACGCCGAGGTTCTCGGCGTCATCGCCGACGACGCCTGGGCGACCGAGATCGGGCAGTTCAACCTGGAGATCAACCTGCCTCCGCGGCGGATCGCCGAGGACGGCCCGGGCGCGCTGGAGAAGGAGGTCCGGGACGCGCTCAACCACGCCGACGACAAGGCGCGGACGATCGGCGCCCAGCTCGCGCTGATCGGGATCCTGCCGACGCTGCGCGAGTCGCACGTCGGCCCGGACACGATCTCGGCCAACGACCGGTACCGGCTGCTCAACGAGCAGATCTTCGCCGCCCGCGGTGAGGACCTGCCGATCCGGATCGACGGCGTCGAGCGGCTGGACACCTACGCGGACAGCGTCGCGCCCGAGGGCGCCTGCACCAGCGTCCAGTTCCACCTCCAGGTCAGCCCGGCGACGTTCGGGTCGTACTGGAACGCGGCCCAGGCCGCGGCCGGGGCCCAGGTGGCGCTGGGGGCGAACTCGCCGTACCTGTTCGGGCACCGGCTCTGGGCGGAGACCCGGATCCCGCTGTTCGAGCAGGCCACCGACACCCGCTCGGCCGAGCTCAAGGCCCAGGGCGTCCGGCCCCGGGTCTGGTTCGGCGAGCGCTGGATCACGTCGGTGTTCGACCTGTTCGAGGAGAACTCGCGGTACTTCCCGGCGCTGCTGCCGCTCACCGAGGACGAGGATCCGGCGGCCGTGCTCGAGGCCGGCGGCACCCCGTCGCTGTCCGAGCTGACGCTGCACAACGGGACGATCTGGCGCTGGAACCGGCCGGTGTACGCGGTCGTCGACGATCGTCCGCACCTGCGGGTGGAGAACCGGGTGCTGCCCGGCGGCCCGACCGTGGTCGACATCGCCGCGAACATGGCGTTCTACTACGGGCTGATCCGGGCGCTGGTCGACTCCGAGCGGCCGGTCTGGAGCCAGATGTCGTTCGCCGCGGCCAAGGAGAATTTCCAGGCCGGAGCCCGGGACGGCATCCACAGCAGGCAGTACTGGCCCGGAGCCGGTGAGGTGCCGGTCTCCGAGCTCGTACTGCGTCACCTGCTGCCGCTGGCCTCCGACGGCCTGGACGCCTGGGGCGTCTCGGCCGAGGAGCGCGACCGGCTGCTCGGCGTCATCGAGGGCCGGTGCCTGACCCATCGGACCGGGGCCGACTGGCAGGTGGCCAGCGTCGAGAAGTACGAGCGCTCAGGCCTCGACCGGGACGAGGCGCTGCGCCGGATGACCGTCGACTACCTCGACCTGATGCACTCGAACGCGCCTGCGCACACCTGGCCGCTGGACTGA
- a CDS encoding DedA family protein yields MAPALAANEPHELTGLSGWVVDVVEALGPFGVGLLVLLENLFPPVPSEIILPLAGYLAGAGRLDLVAVIIAATVGSVLGALALYWLGAAFGEQRIRVWLRRLPLLDEGDLDRSQSWFDRHGGRAVLIGRVIPVVRSLVSIPAGVQRMPVGKFTLYTTIGSGVWNTIFVVLGYALGSHWTTVGDYSDVLNAVVLGAIGIAVAVFVGKRAVAARRARTSDS; encoded by the coding sequence ATGGCCCCCGCTCTGGCCGCGAACGAGCCCCACGAGCTGACCGGCCTGTCCGGTTGGGTGGTGGATGTGGTCGAAGCGCTCGGACCGTTCGGTGTCGGGCTGCTGGTGCTGCTGGAGAACCTGTTCCCGCCGGTACCCAGCGAGATCATCCTTCCGCTGGCCGGCTATCTGGCCGGTGCGGGCCGGCTCGACTTGGTGGCGGTGATCATCGCCGCGACGGTCGGTTCGGTGCTGGGGGCGCTGGCGCTCTACTGGCTCGGGGCCGCGTTCGGGGAGCAGCGGATCCGGGTCTGGCTGCGCCGTCTACCGCTGCTGGACGAGGGTGATCTCGATCGCTCGCAGAGCTGGTTCGACCGGCACGGCGGCCGCGCGGTGCTGATCGGCCGGGTGATCCCGGTCGTCCGGAGCCTGGTGTCGATCCCGGCCGGGGTCCAGCGGATGCCGGTCGGGAAATTTACACTGTATACAACGATCGGCAGTGGAGTCTGGAACACGATTTTTGTGGTTCTTGGTTACGCTCTCGGCTCCCACTGGACCACTGTGGGTGACTACAGCGACGTCCTGAACGCGGTGGTGCTCGGGGCGATCGGGATCGCTGTGGCGGTCTTTGTCGGCAAACGCGCGGTGGCCGCCCGGCGCGCCCGGACGTCCGATAGCTGA
- a CDS encoding DUF397 domain-containing protein — MPDVDLSDAVWLRSSRSIEDEGPTVEVAFVGDQIAVRDSTDPDAVLLFTQGEWDAFLAGVNDGEFDLDEDGELAN; from the coding sequence ATGCCCGACGTCGACCTCTCCGACGCCGTGTGGCTGCGGAGCTCGCGCAGCATCGAAGACGAAGGCCCGACCGTGGAGGTCGCGTTCGTCGGGGACCAGATCGCGGTGCGTGACTCGACCGACCCGGACGCGGTACTGCTCTTCACTCAGGGAGAGTGGGACGCATTCCTGGCCGGCGTGAACGACGGCGAATTCGATCTCGACGAAGACGGCGAGCTCGCGAACTGA
- a CDS encoding DUF1707 domain-containing protein, whose translation MSADQTPPQPGRIRSSTAEREKIVSILRAAAEAGLLSLDEADERMAACYQSQYRDELAPLVADLPDGGRKLIPPDPEEQQRDRRNERDEFGRHFGFVFVLAAVLVGIWALSGAGFFWPAWPLGFLALSLIFHAKHRKRRREWRERLRSGAVPEDWRMYYRHHGGRCNPHGRAPWWAEERANRAS comes from the coding sequence ATGTCCGCCGACCAGACCCCACCGCAACCCGGCCGGATCCGATCCTCGACGGCCGAGCGGGAGAAGATCGTCTCGATCCTGCGCGCCGCGGCCGAGGCCGGGCTGCTCTCGCTGGACGAGGCCGACGAGCGGATGGCGGCCTGCTACCAGTCGCAGTACCGGGACGAGCTCGCGCCGCTCGTCGCCGACCTGCCCGACGGCGGCCGGAAACTGATTCCGCCGGACCCGGAGGAGCAGCAACGCGACCGCCGGAACGAGCGGGACGAGTTCGGCCGGCACTTCGGGTTCGTGTTCGTGCTCGCCGCCGTGCTGGTCGGGATCTGGGCGTTGTCCGGCGCCGGGTTCTTCTGGCCGGCCTGGCCGCTCGGCTTCCTGGCGCTCAGCCTGATATTTCACGCTAAGCATCGGAAGCGCCGTCGCGAGTGGCGCGAGCGCCTACGCTCCGGAGCCGTCCCGGAGGACTGGCGGATGTACTACCGCCACCACGGCGGCCGCTGCAACCCGCACGGGCGAGCCCCCTGGTGGGCCGAAGAACGAGCCAATCGCGCCAGCTAG
- a CDS encoding histidine kinase yields the protein MTTPPEPGDPRAPDDAREGGHRHPWERWEARWEQRARRRAGGPGRAGHWGMRAERQAQEWERLAEQHANQWERHAHQQTRHWERHAERQAQQWERHARRWEEQARRWEAREHRRWDWENRGERHPGGAAFGILVLTVLGTLLASSALDGYAPLDVRGWALAVAGPLLLGARKKAPIPVAIVISVVMSAYYLLGYPPGPAFLAQVVALNAVLLASRRWVAWTIAGVGYAGFVVAENTIGRGPGVPLGGLIAAALWTALVLVGTEAGRAARERAEEYRARRVEVERSKQEGERRRVSDERLRIAREVHDLLGHHLSLINVQSGVALHLMDSGTGAATEADLRSALAAIKQSSKDALVELRATVNALRGVDEDAPRQPTPTLDRLDDLLAGARNTGLDVSTVIVGERRPLPARVDLAAFRIIQEALTNVRRHAGPVPAVVTLEYGGDLLVVRIEDGGLGSDDAEPPDVHLDIDEPPEGGGNGIPGMRERAQSVGGTLQAGPLPDGGFRVCAELPTDEA from the coding sequence ATGACGACCCCACCCGAGCCGGGAGACCCCCGGGCGCCCGACGACGCCCGGGAGGGTGGGCACCGGCACCCCTGGGAGCGGTGGGAAGCGCGCTGGGAGCAACGGGCCCGCCGCCGCGCCGGCGGCCCGGGCCGGGCCGGGCACTGGGGGATGCGGGCCGAACGTCAGGCCCAGGAGTGGGAGCGCCTCGCCGAGCAGCACGCGAACCAGTGGGAGCGGCACGCGCACCAGCAGACCCGGCACTGGGAGCGGCACGCCGAGCGGCAGGCCCAGCAGTGGGAGCGGCACGCCCGGCGCTGGGAGGAGCAGGCCCGGCGCTGGGAGGCGCGCGAGCACCGGCGCTGGGACTGGGAGAACCGCGGCGAACGGCACCCCGGCGGCGCGGCCTTCGGCATCCTGGTCCTCACCGTGCTCGGGACGCTGCTCGCGTCCTCGGCGCTGGACGGGTACGCCCCCCTCGACGTCCGCGGCTGGGCGCTGGCGGTCGCCGGGCCGCTGCTGCTCGGCGCCCGGAAGAAGGCCCCGATCCCGGTCGCGATCGTCATCAGCGTCGTGATGTCGGCCTACTACCTGCTCGGCTACCCGCCCGGGCCGGCGTTCCTGGCCCAGGTCGTCGCCCTGAACGCGGTCCTGCTGGCCAGCCGGCGCTGGGTCGCCTGGACGATCGCCGGCGTCGGGTACGCGGGCTTCGTCGTGGCCGAGAACACGATCGGCCGCGGACCCGGCGTCCCGCTCGGCGGGCTCATCGCGGCCGCCCTGTGGACGGCGCTGGTGCTGGTCGGCACCGAGGCCGGTCGCGCGGCCCGGGAGCGCGCCGAGGAGTACCGGGCCCGCCGGGTCGAGGTGGAGCGCAGCAAGCAGGAGGGCGAGCGACGCCGGGTCTCCGACGAGCGGCTGCGGATCGCCCGCGAGGTGCACGACCTGCTCGGCCACCATCTCTCGCTGATCAACGTCCAGTCCGGGGTCGCGCTGCACCTGATGGACAGCGGGACCGGCGCGGCCACCGAGGCCGACCTCCGCTCCGCGCTCGCCGCGATCAAACAGTCCAGCAAGGACGCTCTGGTCGAGCTGCGCGCGACGGTCAACGCGCTCCGGGGCGTCGACGAGGACGCCCCGCGCCAGCCGACGCCGACGCTCGACCGGCTCGACGACCTGCTGGCCGGCGCCCGCAACACCGGTCTGGACGTCTCGACGGTGATCGTCGGCGAGAGGCGCCCGCTTCCGGCCCGGGTCGACCTGGCCGCGTTCCGGATCATCCAGGAGGCGCTGACGAACGTGCGGCGGCACGCCGGGCCGGTCCCCGCCGTTGTGACGTTGGAGTACGGCGGCGACCTGCTCGTCGTCCGGATCGAAGACGGCGGCCTCGGCAGCGACGACGCCGAGCCGCCGGACGTCCACCTGGACATCGACGAGCCACCGGAAGGTGGCGGAAACGGGATACCTGGCATGCGGGAGCGAGCCCAGTCGGTCGGCGGGACGTTGCAGGCAGGGCCGTTGCCCGACGGCGGGTTCCGGGTCTGCGCCGAGCTACCGACGGACGAAGCATGA
- a CDS encoding response regulator: MIRVLLADDQALVRAGFRALLDSQADLAVVGEAKDGAEAAKLADALTPDVVLMDIRMPGVDGLEATRRITASPRLTATRVVILTTFDLDEYVFEAIRVGASGFLVKDTEPADLVQAVRVVARGDALLSPGVTRRLIAEFAGHLRRPAPTADLDVLTDREREVVALVAAGLSNAEIADRLVVSPATAKTHVSRAMAKVGARDRAQLVVLAYETGLVRPRTA; this comes from the coding sequence ATGATCCGGGTTCTGCTCGCGGACGATCAGGCGCTCGTGCGGGCCGGATTCCGGGCGCTGCTGGACTCGCAGGCCGACCTCGCGGTGGTCGGCGAGGCCAAGGACGGCGCCGAGGCGGCCAAACTGGCCGACGCGCTGACCCCCGACGTCGTGCTGATGGACATCCGGATGCCCGGCGTGGACGGGCTCGAGGCGACCCGCCGGATCACCGCCAGCCCGCGGCTGACCGCGACCAGGGTCGTCATCCTGACCACGTTCGACCTGGACGAGTACGTGTTCGAGGCGATCCGGGTGGGCGCCAGCGGGTTCCTGGTGAAGGACACCGAGCCGGCCGACCTGGTGCAGGCGGTCCGGGTCGTGGCCCGGGGCGACGCGCTGCTCTCGCCGGGCGTGACCCGTCGGCTGATCGCCGAGTTCGCCGGGCACCTGCGCCGACCGGCGCCGACCGCCGACCTCGACGTGCTGACCGACCGCGAGCGCGAGGTGGTCGCGCTGGTCGCGGCCGGGCTGTCGAACGCGGAGATCGCCGACCGGCTGGTCGTGTCGCCGGCGACCGCGAAGACCCACGTCAGCCGGGCGATGGCCAAGGTCGGAGCGCGCGATCGGGCCCAGCTCGTCGTGCTCGCCTACGAGACCGGTCTGGTGCGCCCCCGGACGGCGTAA
- a CDS encoding MHYT domain-containing protein translates to MAHVHHFTYGLITLVLAYSVSVLGCLLGLICTARARETVRLSWRVRWLALGAVSIGGTGIWLMHFLAMLGFTVSNTFVFYDPALTALSALMAVAIVSVGIFLVGLGRPSMVKVLAGGVITGLGVAGMHFTGMAAMRVLDGQVEYDPVLVVSSVVIAIVASTVALWFTIVIKSRPALAAASPIMAIAVTGMHYTGMFAASVREVSVNGRVEGVDVTTLLIPSAVIVGTVLIALLYATLSAPAAEERAAQALTVRLLQECDEQMPPPAARPTRATMRTQLRHHLTVRDDDESEATPSGAFVPR, encoded by the coding sequence ATGGCCCATGTCCATCACTTCACATACGGCTTGATCACTTTGGTACTCGCCTATTCGGTCTCGGTCCTGGGGTGTCTGCTCGGGCTGATCTGTACGGCGCGGGCACGGGAGACCGTCCGGCTCAGCTGGCGGGTGCGCTGGCTCGCGCTGGGCGCGGTGTCGATCGGGGGCACCGGCATCTGGCTGATGCACTTCCTGGCGATGCTCGGGTTCACGGTCTCGAACACGTTCGTCTTCTACGACCCGGCGCTGACCGCTCTGTCGGCGCTGATGGCGGTCGCGATCGTCTCGGTCGGCATCTTCCTGGTCGGGCTGGGACGCCCGTCGATGGTGAAGGTGCTGGCCGGGGGAGTGATCACCGGGCTCGGCGTGGCCGGCATGCACTTCACCGGAATGGCCGCGATGCGGGTGCTGGACGGCCAGGTCGAGTACGACCCGGTGCTGGTCGTGTCGTCGGTGGTGATCGCGATCGTCGCGTCGACGGTGGCGCTGTGGTTCACGATCGTGATCAAGAGCCGGCCGGCGCTGGCCGCGGCCTCGCCGATCATGGCGATCGCGGTGACCGGCATGCACTACACCGGGATGTTCGCGGCCTCGGTGCGCGAGGTCAGCGTCAACGGCCGGGTCGAGGGTGTGGACGTCACGACGCTGCTGATCCCGAGCGCGGTGATCGTCGGGACCGTGCTGATCGCTCTGCTCTACGCGACGCTCTCCGCGCCGGCCGCCGAGGAGCGGGCCGCGCAGGCGCTCACGGTCCGGCTGCTCCAGGAGTGCGACGAGCAGATGCCGCCGCCGGCGGCCCGGCCGACCCGGGCGACGATGCGCACCCAGCTCCGTCATCACCTCACCGTGCGTGACGACGACGAGTCGGAGGCAACTCCTAGTGGTGCGTTCGTACCGCGGTAG
- a CDS encoding MHYT domain-containing protein, which yields MSVLGSLLGLVCTARGRQAITPRKRFGWLTLSALAIGGTGIWLMHFLAMLGFSVVGSDVRYAVLPTIFSAVLAVVVVGIGLVVLGTGKMKWWRVLAGGLFAGLGVNVMHYTGMAAMRVDGTIGYDPKLVALSVLIAVVAATAALWFTVVARNLWLISGAALIMGVAVTAMHYVGMAAARVKLDSTHSAMSGVDVTTALPVIAGLSGIIVVILLYSALSAPIDEETRAEEDRQRSVTPDSFGSDSLWTPRTAAPASAGGAQSAQVAGAVRGGQPSAADWLGAGRGPASGGPAPTAAAPGPLNGPAWPGGAVTPAPNGTAPNGVGGPQGASSRWEALRQKPETAGPESSPWADGDEPARRRHASDPWS from the coding sequence GTGTCAGTTCTGGGGTCGTTGCTCGGCCTCGTCTGCACCGCCCGCGGGCGTCAGGCGATCACGCCGAGGAAACGGTTCGGCTGGCTGACGCTCAGCGCGCTGGCGATCGGCGGCACCGGCATCTGGCTGATGCACTTTCTGGCCATGCTGGGCTTCTCGGTCGTCGGCAGCGACGTCCGGTACGCGGTGCTGCCGACGATCTTCAGCGCGGTCCTCGCCGTGGTGGTCGTCGGGATCGGCCTGGTCGTGCTGGGCACCGGGAAGATGAAGTGGTGGCGGGTGCTGGCCGGTGGTCTGTTCGCCGGCCTCGGCGTCAACGTCATGCACTACACGGGCATGGCCGCGATGCGCGTCGACGGCACGATCGGGTACGACCCGAAGCTCGTCGCGCTGTCGGTGCTGATCGCTGTCGTCGCGGCCACCGCGGCGCTCTGGTTCACGGTCGTGGCCCGGAACCTCTGGCTGATCAGCGGGGCCGCGCTGATCATGGGCGTCGCGGTCACCGCGATGCACTACGTGGGCATGGCGGCCGCGCGGGTGAAGCTCGACAGCACGCACAGCGCGATGAGCGGCGTCGACGTGACGACCGCGCTGCCGGTGATCGCCGGTCTGTCGGGGATCATCGTCGTCATCCTGCTGTACTCGGCGCTCTCGGCGCCGATCGACGAGGAGACGCGGGCCGAGGAGGACCGGCAGCGGTCGGTGACTCCCGACTCGTTCGGGTCCGACTCGCTGTGGACGCCGCGGACGGCGGCTCCGGCGTCGGCCGGTGGCGCGCAGTCGGCGCAGGTCGCCGGCGCTGTCCGGGGCGGTCAGCCGTCGGCCGCGGACTGGCTGGGTGCGGGACGAGGCCCGGCCTCCGGGGGGCCGGCCCCGACGGCGGCGGCTCCCGGGCCGCTGAACGGCCCGGCCTGGCCCGGCGGCGCAGTGACACCCGCGCCGAACGGCACTGCCCCGAACGGTGTGGGCGGCCCGCAGGGCGCGTCGTCGCGCTGGGAGGCACTGCGTCAGAAGCCCGAGACCGCAGGGCCTGAGTCGTCGCCCTGGGCCGACGGCGACGAGCCCGCGCGCCGTAGGCACGCGTCCGATCCGTGGTCCTGA
- a CDS encoding DUF4230 domain-containing protein: MPHEHESGTARTEPLPENQKPTRPLPSGVPEADRRVDRRSRIWGLILLAVIVLVGVGSFRACSWWNSDDRPLAQSTVDRSGPVVLKSIQDLARFQAATGTFQVVVDLEKDTKYVPKAISGQRTLFVGVGTVDAYVDFSGVTSDALKMSEDRKSVSLRLPPPALEKVNLDQDKSYVFAQERGVIDRFKSLFTDDPNKLADVYKAAEAKIADAAKETDLSSRAQDNTRTLLTGLFKSLGFTSVTVTFSST, encoded by the coding sequence ATGCCCCACGAGCACGAGTCCGGAACCGCTCGAACTGAGCCGTTGCCGGAAAATCAGAAGCCGACCCGTCCGCTGCCCTCCGGGGTTCCCGAGGCCGACCGCCGGGTCGACCGCCGGTCCCGGATCTGGGGACTGATCCTGCTCGCAGTGATCGTCCTGGTCGGCGTCGGCTCGTTCCGCGCCTGTTCCTGGTGGAACAGCGACGACCGCCCGCTGGCTCAGAGCACGGTGGACCGCAGCGGGCCGGTGGTACTCAAGTCGATCCAGGACCTGGCCCGCTTCCAGGCCGCGACCGGCACGTTCCAGGTCGTCGTCGATCTGGAGAAAGACACCAAGTACGTCCCGAAGGCGATCTCCGGGCAGCGGACGCTGTTCGTCGGCGTCGGCACGGTCGACGCCTACGTCGACTTCTCCGGCGTCACCAGCGACGCGCTGAAGATGTCCGAGGACCGGAAGTCGGTGTCGCTGCGGCTGCCGCCGCCGGCGCTGGAGAAGGTGAACCTCGACCAGGACAAGAGCTACGTCTTCGCCCAGGAGCGCGGGGTCATCGACCGGTTCAAGTCACTGTTCACCGACGACCCGAACAAGCTCGCGGATGTCTACAAGGCGGCGGAAGCCAAGATCGCGGACGCGGCCAAGGAGACCGACCTCTCCAGCCGGGCCCAGGACAACACCCGGACGCTGCTGACCGGGTTGTTCAAGTCACTCGGTTTCACGTCCGTCACGGTGACGTTCTCCTCCACCTGA
- a CDS encoding fused MFS/spermidine synthase, with protein MTDEKRWQPGAGLAGFLVVLASGSVLVLEILSLRLIAPYVGVTLETNTAVIGVALSAIAVGAWLGGAAADRLSPTALLGPLLLGGGALVFVVTPLVRFVGDLVRGADASGVLLVAFAAVFAPAALLSAVPPVVVKARLANLDETGTIVGRLSGLGTVGSIVATFGTGFVLVAMVPTTVILTGLGTVLVLAGLVVLWVSRGRVDRPVAGSLVLALIGVGATTVAPNPCDLETAYHCASVTTDPQRPTGRTLQLDTLRHSYVDLADPTYLQFEYLKVIAAATDVFRPPGAPVRALHLGGGGLTLPRYLEAVRRGSTSLVYEIDAGVLSLDRSDLGLREGDGIRTRVQDARVGLGEQPAGRYDLVVGDAFGGVAVPWHLATRQVVDEVARTLGPTGLYAVNLIDHGRLAFVRAETATIAATFPHVALIGEPDTFGGDGGNFVVLASRTPLPLTALQPRLDGMQIKSGDELTRFVGDARVLTDDFAPVDQLVTPYRS; from the coding sequence GTGACCGACGAGAAGCGCTGGCAGCCGGGGGCGGGACTGGCCGGATTCCTGGTCGTCCTCGCCTCCGGCTCCGTGTTGGTGCTGGAGATCCTGAGCCTGCGGCTGATCGCGCCGTACGTCGGGGTCACGCTGGAGACGAACACCGCGGTGATCGGGGTCGCCCTCTCGGCGATCGCGGTCGGGGCCTGGCTCGGTGGGGCGGCGGCCGACCGGCTGTCGCCGACCGCGCTGCTCGGGCCGCTGCTGCTGGGCGGCGGCGCGCTGGTGTTCGTCGTGACGCCGCTGGTCCGGTTCGTCGGTGACCTGGTCCGGGGCGCGGACGCGTCGGGCGTGCTGCTGGTGGCGTTCGCGGCCGTCTTCGCCCCGGCGGCGCTGCTCTCCGCGGTGCCGCCGGTCGTCGTCAAGGCCCGCCTGGCAAACCTCGACGAGACCGGGACGATCGTCGGGCGGTTGTCGGGGCTGGGCACGGTCGGGTCGATCGTGGCGACGTTCGGCACCGGGTTCGTGCTGGTCGCGATGGTGCCGACGACCGTCATCCTGACCGGGCTGGGCACCGTGCTGGTGCTCGCCGGGCTGGTCGTGCTGTGGGTGAGCCGGGGGCGGGTCGACCGGCCGGTGGCCGGCTCTCTGGTGCTGGCGCTGATCGGGGTCGGAGCCACGACCGTCGCGCCGAACCCGTGCGATCTGGAGACCGCGTACCACTGCGCGAGCGTCACGACCGACCCGCAGCGGCCCACCGGGCGCACCCTGCAGCTCGACACGCTGCGCCACTCCTACGTCGACCTGGCCGACCCGACCTACCTGCAGTTCGAGTACCTCAAGGTGATCGCCGCGGCCACCGACGTGTTCCGCCCGCCCGGCGCGCCGGTGCGCGCGCTGCACCTCGGCGGGGGCGGGCTCACGCTGCCCCGGTACCTGGAGGCCGTCCGCCGGGGGAGCACCAGCCTGGTCTACGAGATCGACGCCGGGGTCCTCTCGCTGGACCGATCCGACCTCGGCCTCCGTGAGGGCGACGGGATCCGGACCCGGGTCCAGGACGCCCGCGTCGGGCTGGGCGAACAGCCGGCCGGGCGCTACGACCTCGTCGTCGGGGACGCGTTCGGCGGCGTCGCCGTGCCCTGGCACCTCGCGACCCGCCAGGTCGTCGACGAGGTCGCCCGCACGCTGGGGCCGACCGGCCTCTACGCCGTCAACCTCATCGACCACGGCCGGCTGGCGTTCGTCCGGGCCGAGACCGCGACGATCGCGGCCACGTTTCCGCACGTCGCGCTGATCGGCGAGCCGGACACGTTCGGCGGGGACGGCGGCAACTTCGTCGTGCTGGCCTCGCGGACGCCGCTGCCGCTCACCGCGCTGCAGCCGCGCCTCGACGGGATGCAGATCAAGTCCGGCGACGAGCTCACACGTTTCGTGGGGGATGCGAGGGTACTAACCGACGACTTCGCACCGGTCGACCAACTCGTCACGCCCTACCGTTCTTAG